The following proteins are co-located in the Scomber scombrus chromosome 2, fScoSco1.1, whole genome shotgun sequence genome:
- the LOC133998065 gene encoding homeobox protein Nkx-2.5-like, translating to MLLGGLHFLDAAEQELDDMMLQSPLTSTPFSVKDILKLEQQQQQQQSGSLEHQHRAHTQQHLAGSPPQQQHYQTPPSCMLAGARDSPSFSDGEDNLAYLSALAVREEDRGETSLSPDMYVHHGLQGAKLEAAELEEQDSKSCGLVSRSEAAEGGQGDSDRPVQKQRSRRRPRVLFSQAQVFELERRFKQQRYLSAPEREHLATTLKLTSNQVKIWFQNRRYKCKRQRQDKSLEVAGQQHHPPPPRRVAVPVLVRDGKPCLGGTQGYAAAAPYGSNPYSYNGYPSYTYNSPAYNSNYSCTYTSIPSLPPSSTPNAFMNMNLGNVSGLSGSPQAQTHQGTAVTPCQGSLQGIRAW from the exons ATGTTACTCGGCGGGCTTCATTTCCTCGATGCTGCAGAGCAGGAGCTGGATGACATGATGCTGCAGAGCCCGCTCACCTCCACGCCGTTTTCAGTCAAGGATATCCTCAAgctggagcagcagcaacaacagcagcagtccGGGTCATTGGAGCACCAGCACCGGGCGCACACCCAGCAGCACTTGGCTGGATCTCCCCCCCAGCAGCAGCACTATCAAACCCCGCCGTCCTGCATGCTGGCCGGGGCCCGGGACAGCCCTTCCTTCTCGGACGGGGAAGACAACCTGGCTTACCTCAGTGCGCTGGCGGTGCGGGAGGAGGACCGCGGGGAGACGAGCCTGTCCCCGGATATGTACGTGCACCATGGCCTGCAGGGTGCCAAGCTGGAGGCCGCCGAGCTGGAGGAGCAGGACAGCA AGAGCTGCGGTCTGGTATCCAGGTCTGAGGCAGCAGAGGGCGGGCAGGGAGACTCAGACAGGCCGGTGCAGAAGCAGAGGAGCCGGCGGAGACCCAGAGTGCTTTTCTCCCAGGCTCAGGTCTTCGAGTTGGAGAGACGCTTCAAGCAGCAGCGCTACTTGTCTGCACCCGAGCGGGAGCACCTGGCCACCACGCTCAAACTCACCTCCAACCAGGTGAAGATCTGGTTTCAGAACCGGCGCTACAAGTGCAAACGCCAGCGCCAGGACAAATCTCTGGAGGTGGCGGGGCAGCAGCACCATCCTCCCCCGCCACGGAGAGTCGCTGTGCCGGTGCTGGTCCGAGATGGGAAGCCGTGTCTGGGAGGCACGCAAGGCTACGCAGCCGCAGCTCCATACGGATCCAACCCGTACAGTTACAATGGATACCCGTCCTACACGTACAACAGCCCCGCTTATAACAGCAACTACAGCTGCACGTACACCAGCATCCCCTCGCTCCCTCCGTCCAGCACCCCTAACGCCTTCATGAACATGAACTTGGGAAATGTCAGCGGCCTCAGCGGCTCTCCACAGGCCCAAACACACCAAGGGACAGCGGTCACACCCTGCCAAGGCTCCCTGCAGGGCATCCGGGCCTGGTAG